From a single Bacillota bacterium genomic region:
- a CDS encoding phosphatase PAP2 family protein, with translation MEWIKALQAVMGGPFWDGFWVTMSKIYSENVMLALLVIVYWVSNRSYKRYFVTLVIGQLWVVAGLKGLIGIQRPPMDTGIRVIQVDTGGAFSTPSGHATGSASVFSSLALGIRRRWFAALAILVILLVGTSRLYLGVHYPTDLLFGWALGLLLAVGLYYAWRPLEAALGRLPFGAQLALALLAPTALMALWAGMPVIARVGLSEQFPTMGALAGIWAGDLLEERLVRAERADGLGRQVLNCLYGLVLVFAVRFALKAVMPAGEWVDFIRYIGVGLTVALLAPWVFSKLPLRPAGKAVAS, from the coding sequence ATGGAATGGATCAAGGCGCTGCAGGCGGTTATGGGCGGGCCCTTCTGGGATGGGTTCTGGGTGACCATGAGCAAAATCTATTCGGAGAACGTCATGCTGGCTCTGCTGGTGATAGTGTACTGGGTCTCCAACCGCTCCTACAAACGGTATTTCGTCACGCTTGTCATAGGTCAGCTGTGGGTGGTGGCCGGGCTGAAGGGGCTGATTGGCATCCAGCGGCCGCCCATGGACACCGGCATTCGGGTGATCCAGGTCGACACCGGCGGCGCCTTCTCCACGCCCAGCGGGCATGCGACGGGCAGCGCGAGCGTCTTCTCCTCCCTGGCCCTGGGTATCCGGCGGCGGTGGTTCGCCGCCCTCGCCATCCTGGTGATTCTACTCGTGGGAACGTCGCGGCTCTACCTCGGGGTCCACTACCCCACCGACCTGCTTTTCGGGTGGGCGCTGGGCCTGCTCCTGGCGGTGGGTCTGTACTACGCGTGGCGCCCTCTGGAGGCCGCCCTCGGCCGCCTGCCCTTCGGCGCGCAGCTGGCGCTGGCGCTGCTCGCTCCTACCGCACTGATGGCCCTTTGGGCAGGGATGCCGGTCATCGCCCGGGTGGGCCTGTCGGAGCAGTTCCCGACCATGGGCGCGCTGGCGGGCATCTGGGCCGGCGACCTGCTGGAGGAGCGGCTGGTGCGCGCGGAGCGTGCAGACGGGCTCGGGCGGCAGGTGCTCAACTGCCTGTACGGTCTGGTCCTTGTGTTCGCGGTGCGCTTTGCGCTGAAGGCAGTGATGCCGGCCGGGGAATGGGTAGACTTCATCCGGTACATCGGCGTCGGTCTGACGGTAGCGCTGCTGGCTCCGTGGGTCTTCAGCAAGTTGCCTCTCCGCCCGGCGGGCAAGGCCGTCGCCTCCTGA